DNA sequence from the Gossypium raimondii isolate GPD5lz unplaced genomic scaffold, ASM2569854v1 Contig00099, whole genome shotgun sequence genome:
CAGGGCTTGGAAACGAGGGTACCTTTTGTATGGTCCACCTGGGACAGGAAAATCATCACTGGTTGCTGCAATTGCGAATTACATGAGATATGATGTATATGATCTTCAGTTTCAAAGCGTTAGAAACGATTCCGATCTCAGACGCATACTCACATCCACCACGAACCGCTCCATTCTGCTTATTGAAGACATAGATTGTAGCACAAAAGTGTCACATAATCGAACCAAGGTCAAGGAaaaagtgaagaagaagatgatgatgatgaagatagAGATGAAACCAAACGTCCCTTCTCTATCGATCCAGGGTAATTCATTTGTTTCTTTACTTTACCTTGGTTTCATTAAAGTTCAAAAAACAAATTTCTAAAGACTAATTTAACATGATTCTGTAGGTAACACTGTCAGGCTTACTCAACTTCATTGATGGATTGTGGTCGAGCTGTGGGAACGAAAGAATCATAATCTTCACCACAAATCATAAAGAAAAGTTAGATCCGGCGCTGCTACGGCCAGGGCGAATGGACGTGCATATTTACATGGGATATTGTAGTCCAGCAGGATTCAGAAAACTTGCAGCTTCATATCTTGGGATCAAAGACGACAAACTGTTTGGCCGCATTGATGATCTGATTAAAAGTGTGGAGGTTACTCCAGCTGAAGTGGCACAACAACTAATGATCAGTAATGAACCAAAAGTTGCACTCGAAAGTCTCATTGAATTTCTTAACGCGAAGAAGGATATAGAGGAAGCAGCAGAGAAGGAAAATAGTATTGAAGAAGAGGAAGTAACAGAAGAAATGGAGGTTGAAAGACAAAATTCAATGCTTGCTGAGTCCGAAACAAGATGCATATATTTGACTTAGTTTAGCTATCTGGCAAGTCATGGAATAAGAAGTGATGGGAAGACGACGGTGTCTCATTGAAATTTCATCGGTGatcagtaatttttttttgtgatggctatttgtaaactttttaatctgttttatagtgtatttcaaaataataaatgatttcttGAGTTAATTTGAACTCTGTTGTcttaagttatatatttatctatttattattttccattatttaacAAGTCTAAGAAGTTTTTGCCTATCATTATagcacttttttttttgaataattgacTGAggtattataatatataaaagaaaacacaagAAAACAGCCCATAACATTGCTGGGCTGGTCTAAAAACAAAGGCATAGTCTGCAAATTAAAACAACCCATAAACCAACCGACTAAAATGTtcagactttaaaaaaaaacctaattaaataacaaataaaataaaagaagcatAAAAACCAACCGTCATTTCCCCAGTCACTTCAAACAGCCTGTATCCATTACTCTTCTagccttttcatttcaaaagaaCATCAGGTCTGTTTCAAAAAGATAGCAACAACTTCCAAGAAATCTCCTTCTTTGCTTTCTTTTACCgtttcattttttcttcctcGTCTCTCTTCAATTTGGATTTTGTGCTCGTCTTTCTTCTGGAACTATCAAGTATACCTCTTCCCTTTTGTAAGTGCATCTTTTGAGAATATGAGCTTGGccattttcttctttgaataaatcaaagtaattttaaacGAGATTTATTACTCGAATATCATGAATAATCGTCCGATAATGATTTGTCCTTGTTGTTGATTGACATTTGTGAATAACGTTTTCGAATCCCCCATAATTGTGATTACTTATGCATGTAGTTTTTCTTTTGCAAATGATTTTAAGGAAGATTTTATTGTCGTCCTCTCCAGTTTAGTAGATGCTCGATTCTTTTGTCGCTTTTTGCTCACCACTTTGGATCATTCGGAATTGATTTTCTTATCGTATTAAATTATTGCAATCACGCCAAATATGTCATTCTTGATTTGTAACAAAGTCAATTGTCAACGTGTCGTATTGTTCATTTGGTTCTGAAGCTGAAACTATTATTGTGTTGGAGTTTGTCCTTTACTGCCTATGAcaagtatttattattttttttcctgaaTTGTATGGATGCATTCATgtaatgaattaatgaattttcctttccaaaaaaaatatgatcatgtaaatttttttattcaagttggGTGATAACTTTCACCTATTTCAAGGaatcttttaaatatcaataattttttactcaattctaattattctagttctatttttatCCTCATCCAACAACCATAGATTACAAGTAGAGTTATTCATGAGTTGGGTGACTCTCTCGACCTAGTAGACCCAGCCCGTCTTGGCTCAAACTTGGACAAGAATTTTTGTGCTTGGGTTGACCTAGTTCgtcccaaatttaaatttaaattttaaaatatatttttaaaattttaattataaatttatgtaaattaatataaaattatatatttgaattttttataattataaatatataaatatttttattattttaataaatttatatatttattattttataaaaagtaataatattaacatattgtttttaaatagtaatatttttattttattgttttaattttaatataaatttaaatatttaaatattttgttatattttaatatttttaaaattataaaaaaaatataaagatgttAAGGGTAAGACGGTACATTAACAAATAACACTTATCTTTTTTTCCAACATTAATCTAATTATATGTACTTTATCATATCTGCTCCTTTTGatctttttgatataatatctagaactacccatagcccctcCTCAATCCTTGAGGATAATGtacttcagcgcactcgaacctaTGTCCTCTTGCATTTAGGGCCGAGCGTTCGattgaatcgaatgaaaaaatttcgtattgatgaatcatattttatcatatcctaactctatttgaaattttctcgaatcgaatCAAGTGGGGTGAAATTGAAATCGAATATAtatgttcgagttaaattaaaaaataactttagtgttgtttcaaaataaattaaggaTGAAACATGTTAAAgtcttcaattaattattttaagcataattccaaaatttatttaaacaagaTCCAAATCCAAAGTTGTTATTCCaacttaaataataagcaaAAGTAGGGACATTGATGCTTATCAAAGCCGCAATAGCAAAAAATTATGGGGTTACCTTTCATTCTGAAAGCTGAGAAGACATCCACAAGATGGAGATTTCCTCAATTCAACGGCGGTCCTCGAACTTACATAAATTGACTAGCAAAAACAATAGATCGAACtagtaaattaagaaaattactaAACTTCAAGTCCTTATTCccataataaaatacaataaaaaaaacacaccAAATTAGTGCAATGACCAAAGATTTCAATTATTGCTCTTCGTCTCTGGGCTGAGCAAATTTGCAATTTGTTAGCTACCTACATCAATCCcacaaatctaaaataaaagcGAAAGTGTTTCATAGACAAACCTGGACTGTTGGGTCTGGAGTCAAGGAGCAGAAAAGTCGAGGTGAAGAGTGGAGACTGAGAGAACGGAGCAGCCAAAAGGAACACCAGGTTCGAAGATCCAAGGGCCGTTTGTATATTATATCTATAATAAATGTACAGACccaatttttgcccggcccaataACAAATAACCCAGTCTATTATAGCATTAAACCCAATTACAAAACCAGCCCTAACCCGGAGCCCAAACCAAAGGCCCAATGACCAAGGcccaattttacaaaaatcacCTAGGGTTTGAAAGAAACCCTAGGCGCCGACTAGGTCTTTGACCCTTGGCCTCCTCGACAGCCGAATCTGCGACTCTTGGCCTCTGCCACCGCCCTGCGCACCTGCCTCCATCCCATCGCCACTTGCACTGCAGAGAAGAAACAACAAAGAAGAGAAAGACCACAAAATCGGGGgggattttttcttctttttttctttgctttcggTTATAAAACCGATGATTGTAAAACAATGGGGTTGCCCTCTTTCATGATTTCAAGGAATAAAAGGCAAAGAAAACATATTCAAAAACCTCTTTTTCCGTAtaagctttatttttttctctttatttttcttccattCGTTGTattcgattttttatttttcttttatttttaaacaacgATAAACGTATAAAAAAGCGAAAAAAACATACCTTTTGATTTTTCCGCCACCGTATCGCTGCAGTGATCAACGAACAAGCGATGCATTTTTCTATCAACGGAACGTTTGAAAAATAcatagaggaaaagaaaagttttGAGAGCAAGAAATTCAATGTGATGAATATGAGAGTGTATTAAAATCTATAGAATTCATAGCCTTTTATAGGCACTTGAAAATgttggaattttaaaatttccacaAAAATCTACCATTAAGGAGCcaataaatcaatttgattaaaatgtcCTTATATAAACAGAGTATGCTGAGGAAAAATGATTTCGTGTTGGACTAAAATAATATCCACAAGCTTACTACTTTAGCCTAACATTTCAAGTCGCCCACGCCATGCAAGTGCATCCCAACCCAATCAAGTTCGGACCTATAAACCCCCTACACATGAGGTAAAGTTCCAAACTTAGTCAttcaattactttttaaaagggttcccatatataaacacatctgacacttggtatttaaccaatgtgggatctaagcctttatttttcctcaacaaatattttcaagtagcttactttgagtatcaatttctcattcatcactcaaccattttgagcatatgatatactgTTGTAAAGTTCTCATGGggtagaatatgaaaccattgttttatgattcaactctccagctttacctattgagaatatCCCTCAACGTTcccataaaatgtaatttttttcaacaGATTGTTTAAATCGATTGTCTCtattctttttgttgtttgaatCAATTGTTTATTGTTTGAATCAATTCATTATTGCTTAAATTGATTCTTTGTTgtttaactcaattcaaaagCCAAAATATTTTAGTTCGTTTTTTTTCTCTATCTTTTCTTTGCTTGAGCACCAAAAGTattgttgtttcttttgaatCGATTATTTGTTATCTTAAATCGATTCTTTGCTTATTTGAATCgattatttttttgattgacccaattctttttgttgtttgaatCGATTCATTATTGCTTAAATCGATTCTTTGTTGTTTAACTCGATTCAAACGCTAACACCATTTTAGTATCTGGCCctttaattctattaatttttcagttacaaagaaaacttataaaatGGAAATACCCCAAAACAAAAggtgaagaaagaagaaga
Encoded proteins:
- the LOC128036937 gene encoding AAA-ATPase At3g50940-like, which encodes AWKRGYLLYGPPGTGKSSLVAAIANYMRYDVYDLQFQSVRNDSDLRRILTSTTNRSILLIEDIDCSTKVSHNRTKVKEKVKKKMMMMKIEMKPNVTLSGLLNFIDGLWSSCGNERIIIFTTNHKEKLDPALLRPGRMDVHIYMGYCSPAGFRKLAASYLGIKDDKLFGRIDDLIKSVEVTPAEVAQQLMISNEPKVALESLIEFLNAKKDIEEAAEKENSIEEEEVTEEMEVERQNSMLAESETRCIYLT